A segment of the Brienomyrus brachyistius isolate T26 chromosome 13, BBRACH_0.4, whole genome shotgun sequence genome:
CATCAATCAATCCATCCGTCAATCAATCCGTCAATCCATCAATCAATCATCAATCTGTCAATCCATAAATctgtcaatcaatcaatcaatccatccatccatccatccatgttttgCAACTGCTTGTCTTAacaggggtccagagcctattctggaagctatgggcacaaggcagggaataatccaGTATAGTAATGGCCGCTAAATGTTCTGGTTGGTGTTATGGCCAGGGAACGAGTACCACTGTCATCCAGCAACCCTGTAGTCAATAACCAGAACTCCCTTTGGTCATGTTAAATTATAACGCACCTCACTTTGAAGGCGAATGAATGAACGTGGTGACGGAGGTGAGAAGACAGCTGCGAGAATTTAGGAAACGCGTCAAACAGCAGGAGATCCGAAAGCCCCAGACACTGACCTGTCTCAGCCAGCGCCTGGTTGTCCTTGGCTGTGTCTCTCAGAGGTTCATATACTTTCTGTATCTTGGTGGTCTCCTCCTTCGTGCTGTCCACCACGCTGTTGGGTTTCACTTAAAAATCAGGAACAACATTAGGTGCTGCGGAGGCCAGGGGTGGAAGTACCAACTCCATCCCAGCTTAccaatgcccccctccccactgcttACCAGTGGGTGCCTGGATGTCAGGGGTGACCAGTGACTTCCCCAGTTTGTTCTTCGTCTGGACAGCGATCATTGTGTCCAGGTTTTCTGCAGTGAACATCAGCCAGAACACATGCAGGCTGAACAAGGCTTATCTCTTTAAAGGCACTATCTCATCTTCCAGTGTAAACAGGccatcgtttaaaaaaaaaaaaaaaagatgctgTTTGCGTTTGTGGCTCATTGTTGCGGTAATGAGCTGAGGTCTTATCCAGGTTTTCCCAGGAACACAATTACACAGAGGTCTGGGATCATCACCCATCTGACACACAACAGGCCCAGCCTGTGCCATGGGCTGCTGACGCAGACGATGAAACGTGCCATTTGAATGCCATTCGTCCATATCGCTGCCATATAATTACATTCCGCCTATATTATTGTCCTATCTCCTGCAGCTGGACATCATCCCCATTAAGCAGATTAAGGACAAGCAGCAGGTGAATCATCCACGGAATACACAGTCTCGTAAAACAAAGGGAGCATGCATTGAGCCGTTACCAGGCAACCAATCATTGTGCTCTGGTCGCCATAGAACCGTAGTCCTGTGATGCTGGTTATGGTGTTTCATCTCATTGAAGTTCCTTTTACATCTTCATAATTTTTACTGTGTCCAAATATTTGGCCATTTGGCCTTTACTGATTATTTATCCTGTTCATGGTTGCCTCGATCTGCGCAATGGCTGCTATTGCTTATcacacttgtgcaaatggcgaCTGGCCATGTTAATTTCACATTGGCTCAAGAGCACCAATGTAGGCACCATGCATCACCATCCCGTCGTCAGAGCATGACGTGGCTCCATGGAAAAAATTAGTAATTGGGGTCAGTTTTGAGAAACACCCTGGGTGGGGTAAGTGGTCCATCAAGCTAGGAACCTGGAGCACACAATTAAGGAAGGATATACAAACTCCACAAAGGGGTGGAACTAAACCCCCAAACTTGGAGTTGAGGCTTCACAGCTACCCACTGCTTCCCCCTTGCTAGACcacaataatacatgcagtatttTCTAGTTACTATTCGTGCATCTAAAAGAGGACATTCATTGCTTTGTGCTTTACTCATATTTGTTAGTCCAGCAAAGCACATCAATTTATTATCATCACAAAAATGTCACAGCAGgaaaaaacccagaggaaatgaATGTGTTTTGTCGCCCTCGGCTTCCCGTACATGTCCATGCGGCAGATAAAGAAGGCTGTctattggctggctgattagcCCTCCCCGGCAGCAGTCGTGCTTTCTGAGACAACCACGCATCAGCGATGCCTCCCAGAAGCTCGGCCCTGAGCCGGGAACGCATCTTACAGTAAAGTTTGCAGACTGAGTTAAGTTGGCTACGCTAGTCACATGGGAAAGGACGGTTTTATATAGAGTTGCTTGACGGGGCACTCTAAGCTTAAAAGTGATGCTCCTGGATGGCATTTTCAGGCTCTGCTGGGGTGTAGCAGCATGTGTCCCACCACAGCAAGAGGCAGCAGGCAGCTGTGCGCCGATGCGCTGATGAGACTAAAGAATCATTCACTGCAGGTTTCGGGTTCCTCATCAGCGGCAAACAAGCAGCTGCACTTCATGGGTGACGGGAAGCAGAGAGACGCTTCCATGCCATGCGGAGCTGTGCAGCTGCTCGGTATCCCCTTGTGGATGAGGTGAGTTTTATCAAAATGAAAGATCTAAATTACCTTCAGTTACTTTTCCGATGCTGTTGCCCAAAGACCTTTAATTCTTCTAGACATTTTACTAGATTTTTCAATCGAAATGTGGTGCTaaagagcagcacagaaaaactccccctgggatgtgaaccagCAGCAAGGTTAGGGATCCCAATGCACTCCCTCTTCTACGACGACACCTGCTGCTCTGCAGCAGTAATAATGCATCTGCTGCTCTGTAGCAGTAATAATTCACCTGCTGTTCAGCAGGACAGGATGTGGGCTCTTACCCAGGTACGACACTCCTTCTTCGGGTGTGATAGTACCGTACTTGACCATCATCTTCACGAAGTCAATCAGGGTCTTCATGATGGTGATGAGTGTTTTTCTCTCTTCTGCATCCTCCTCTGTTTAAAACAGTAAGGGATTAAACTAGGCCACCGTCCTCATGGCTGCAGCACACTGAAACAGCCtggttgtttttctgttgttcaTCTGGCACAGAGATTTCCCTGTGGATCTGCTGCAGGCAGGCCTCCTGTCCAGCCTGGCCTCTGTGTTACGGCCCAACGCTCCTCTGCATAGACTCACTTCTTTAAATAGCACGTCCTAAAAATGTACCGGCCCGTGGATCTGGGGCACCTGTGCTTGTTCCTCATTGGATGTCTGGTTTCTCAAAGCATTGTCCACACCGTCCATCCTACCTGAATCGAGGCTTTTAAGGAGGTTGTAGAAATTGGGGAAGTACTGCAGGTCCTCAAGCCCACTGTCCGCAGCCAGCTGACTCCTACGGTCCAGCTCGGTGGGAAGCTTCCAGGTGTTTTCCACACCTTCAACAGCTTCCTCACCATCCTCCATGTCTGGTACTTCCTCAAAGTTCCTGTCAGAATTTTCCACTGCTTCCTGGAAGAAAATTTTTAAAACGCTGTCATCATTGCAGGTTTATCCTAACACATGAAGCCCTTGGAACGCTACAATAACCACGCACAATTACATGTTTGTCAAATCCTTGCATCAGTGACCACAGAAAGATATAAATGCATTCAATAGTGACACTTTCCAAAGCAACGCCGATGCTGTTTGGGGGTTCAGTCCCACCTGACTAGCGGTGATAAACCAATTTGTGTTTCGCAGTTAGATGCTCATGATAGCCTGCTGCTATGAGGTGATCTGTCATTAGCATTGGCATTAGCTTAGCATTTGGACATGGAGATGAGCCAACTCCAGGGATTCGCGGCCGCTCACCTCAGGGTCTTCCTCCACTTCATCGTCTTCTTCCCTGGCGACGGGGTACTCCATGCTGCGGTCCTCCACCTCGTTTTCCCTGGCATTCTTGGAAATGAGATCCTGCAGGACTTCTGCCACCTCGTATTCCAGAGTTTCTGCTTGGCTCTCTGTGATCTGCGGAAAGGAAGGACCATTGGGCACTGGAAAGCTTCATCACGCCTGCAGTGAGTGAATTACCGATGTCCTTTCAAGATGTCCTGCTTTGATCACTGTTTCAAAGCCTTTTCAAAAGCCTTGCCACTCTTTTTAAAAACAACAGTATTAATATTCACTGATTCTAGTATCTTAGCCAATCTTCTTAGCCATACTGTGTTATAAGGAAAAAATGCTCTACAAAATATTTCCTACCAGTCCCAGTTTCAGGAGTTTGGACACAATCCTGTCGAACACCCCCCTGTCATCTTCCTCATATATTTTGGCTGCGATCTTCTGCACAATGTCCTTGGCCGTCAGTGGGGTGCCATCAATTGTACGGAAACTGTCTGGGTCATCTGGAAATACAACCCAGTCTGTCAGAAAGGCTCACCCTTGACTCGGACTGGTAAAGTTCAAGCATGGCACGGTCCTAATCCCATTCATTGATTGGTTTTCCTCTGTTCCTCAGATGCATACATGGGCACCTTAATCTGTGGCTGCACATGTGCCTGCAACAGACCCAACATGGCTAGTGTCTCTGTAGATCTGCAAGTTCTCTTCAACTGATGACAATGTTGGTACGGAGAAATCTAAATAGACTGCACACACGTGTCATCAAGGGTAGCAAACCTGAAAATAAGCCAGTTTGCTAGATGCAGTGCTGAAAATCTTGTGCTAGAACCACCTCTTTGTTGCCGAGATTGTTTTAGCTCCAGCTTAAGTGACACAATATCTGCAGTCATAACTGTATGCCTTGGTGAAGtgcagattatattgccagagcTCTCGGAAGGGGCTACAGTAtcggccagcagggggtgcacACTCCCTTCTGAAGTGCTGAATGTGGACAGAATCGAGGGTTACAGTGGGAGCAGCCAAAGCTTACTGTACAGGGGAACAGCACCGATCAGCAGGAGGCGGACAGGAGATGTGCTGCATTCCTAACTCCCCCTCATTGCAAGAACCAGTGCAAGGACTGGGGTCGTACACCTCAAATACACAGCACTATTTTGTCGAAAACGATAGTAATAATAATGCCTGTGGATGAAATCGTTAAATTACACTATGTCTTCTTGATAACTGTCGTTTTACCTGGTCGTGATTCTCTTCTGTCCTTTTCTGTGGTATGTTTCCTGATAAAACATTAGCAATGTATAAACCAGCTCAGATGCAAACGCTCCACAAACACCTCGGCTTTGCTGAAAGGATGAAGGAGAGCCGGCTGTCGTTCGTCGGGTGTGTCGTGCGTATTACGCGGTGGCCGGCGCAGCACAAAGCAGCTCCCACTGACAGACGGCTTACAGATAATCTCGGTCTTTTTCCCCTTTAAACTAAATGCCCTCCCAGTGAACTAAAGGTGCAGGGCTTTTCTCTCCAGCAGGAAAGTTCAAAGGGCCACCTTAGCTCCCTTTCAGTAGCTCTGACTAAGGGGGTCACCCAGCTGATCTgcactggtttttttttttttttttacagcagaCAGCAGCAGAGTGATGATACTGAGTCGGGAAGGGTATGGATATCAGAGCAGTAGGACCAATCAGGGTTCGAAGGGCCACTTAGCCTCATAAGCAACAGCCTGTACATTTCGGTGGAATGGAATTACTGACGAACTCAAGAAGCTCGTTACTGAGAACTTCAGTTAAAAAGTATATGGCACGAGCCTGT
Coding sequences within it:
- the LOC125706325 gene encoding secretogranin-3-like, producing MASKCITFFFLQIFAISVYQICTFPTPNVPDDKTIHIRELNEERPLQEQMAEADRVSESKSVGNKRQTEPRAPHTDLGKDDFRMLKSLLDKSKVSDSEAPADETVGRNYFPDDSDSKNRRLAENYDSTKSDVAYKYEDDPDSFRTIDGTPLTAKDIVQKIAAKIYEEDDRGVFDRIVSKLLKLGLITESQAETLEYEVAEVLQDLISKNARENEVEDRSMEYPVAREEDDEVEEDPEEAVENSDRNFEEVPDMEDGEEAVEGVENTWKLPTELDRRSQLAADSGLEDLQYFPNFYNLLKSLDSEEDAEERKTLITIMKTLIDFVKMMVKYGTITPEEGVSYLENLDTMIAVQTKNKLGKSLVTPDIQAPTVKPNSVVDSTKEETTKIQKVYEPLRDTAKDNQALAETDNSGRSESYLEAIRKNIAWLKKHDKEGNKEDYDLPKLRDFMDRQVETYINKGILGTDEGEVIKRIYSSL